One region of Cucurbita pepo subsp. pepo cultivar mu-cu-16 chromosome LG03, ASM280686v2, whole genome shotgun sequence genomic DNA includes:
- the LOC111789840 gene encoding protein BREAST CANCER SUSCEPTIBILITY 2 homolog B: protein MSSWQIFPKAGNNFQWELTGERLEVKSDCEQNVSLSRSNSSSVARLPSMADLLLCSRFMQSPEDADAGAPMFRTGLGKSVSVKQSSIEKALSMLADDNAPDIGQLHKGGNFSNSLFQTGSGKSVNVSSQGLLRAKTLLGLEEDDTCSNFQRFGQAISPYDFEGEFLESKGACGMENTSNTLVSNTFFSRSSLENHASPSFKQIELPNKAPKPPAVKFHTAGGRSLSISSDALQRARSLLGDPELGSFLDEGDVDCYKEDMGNATPSNGKHAFHTPSFNMEDSTTTKHTSKSFVSPLRPSSRAMQSSFKTKSILGSNLMKKFDAAEQESISRFDDNKSCLPETLGCQPSEPSTIVDNVSENGIRSGIHLGERSFGGPLNDISNIADSRSRSDRASNNEKRKLWSTNSVSPFKRPRNSKFSTPLNKNASLVTTSLSTSSSSNFGCKKRVSTRYPHQSSRMYIKEYFGRPPSTRDKLDYLPDEVRRMNAENAEKYKVPDNSGTNCIGVEAFRHMLVESGASLQHSSELWVKNHYKWIVWKLACYERQCPVKSNGNFLTVSNVLEELKYRYEREVNQGHRSAIKRILEGDAPPSMLLVLCVSAIRSNYKSRSQACSSSTNGSDYGEGAKVELTDGWYSVDALLDGQLSKQLLSGKLFVGQKLRIWGARLCGWIGPVSPLEMSGAVYLTLHINGTFRAHWADRLGFCKNAGVSLSFKCIKSSGGPVPSTLVGVSRKYPVLYKERLGDGASIVRTEKMEMKTRQLYDQRCTAIVDGIVSEFQRGTKSRIYSECDSEEGAKLFKILETAAEPELLMAEMSPEQLTSFASYQTKIEAIRQSDMEKSIRKALADAGLSGRDVTPFMRVRVVGLTSKSNQRETHRKEGLITIWNPTEKQQLELVEGQAYAIGGLVPINCDADILYLQAKGSTTKWQSLSPQSMKCFKPFYNPRKSVSLSNLGEVPLSSEFDVVAIVVHVGEVFTTAHQKKQWIFVADGSISESHSEGTSNSLLAISFCSPYADDESFVPINCNLTGSTVGFCNLIKRSKDQINNLWVAEATENSSYFLNFDSVDCSHMKNAAVSAKRWAENSTSIIENLREMILFMIGDRKG from the exons ATGTCGTCGTGGCAGATTTTTCCCAAAGCCGGCAACAATTTCCAGTGGGAACTAACCGGCGAGCGTCTCGAAGTCAAATCCGACTGCGAACAAAATGTTTCCCTTTCTCGAAGTAACAGCAGCTCCGTTGCCCGTCTCCCATCCATGGCCGACCTCTTGCTCTGCTCTAGGTTCATGCAAAGTCCAGAGGACGCCGATGCAGGCGCTCCGATGTTTCGAACCGGATTGGGAAAATCGGTTTCTGTTAAACAGTCTTCAATCGAGAAGGCTTTATCTATGCTCGCCGATGACAACGCTCCAGATATAG GTCAATTGCATAAAGGAGGTAATTtctccaattctctctttcaaaCGGGCTCTGGGAAATCAGTCAACGTTTCTTCTCAAGGTCTTCTTAGAGCCAAGACATTGTTAGGactggaagaagatgatactTGTTCCAATTTTCAAAGATTTGGACAAGCTATCAGTCCTTACGATTTTGAGGGGGAATTTCTGGAATCAAAAGGTGCGTGTGGTATGGAGAACACGAGCAATACATTGGTCTCTAATACTTTCTTTTCGAGAagttcattagagaatcacGCCAGCCCATCATTCAAACAAATTGAATTGCCTAACAAGGCTCCCAAGCCTCCTGCAGTGAAGTTTCATACTGCCGGGGGGAGATCCTTATCTATTTCAAGCGATGCACTACAACGCGCAAGAAGCCTTCTTGGTGACCCAGAGTTGGGAAGTTTCTTGGATGAAGGGGACGTGGATTGCTATAAGGAAGATATGGGAAATGCAACACCGTCAAATGGGAAACATGCTTTTCACACTCCTTCCTTCAACATGGAAGACTCAACAACTACTAAACACACATCTAAAAGCTTTGTTTCCCCCTTACGACCATCTTCCAGAGCTATGCAATCTTCATTCAAGACAAAAAGTATATTAGGGAGtaatttgatgaagaaatttgaTGCAGCCGAACAAGAAAGTATTAGCAGGTTTGACGACAATAAATCCTGTTTGCCAGAAACTTTAGGCTGCCAGCCTAGTGAGCCAAGTACAATAGTAGACAATGTTTCTGAAAATGGAATTAGATCAGGGATCCATTTAGGCGAGCGATCATTTGGCGGGCCTCTAAATGACATATCGAATATTGCTGACTCAAGAAGTAGAAGCGATAGAGCTAGTAATAACGAAAAGAGGAAGCTTTGGAGTACAAATTCTGTATCTCCATTCAAAAGGCCCCGAAATTCCAAGTTCTCCACCCCCTTGAATAAGAATGCATCACTTGTTACCACAA GTTTATCTACTTCATCATCTAGTAACTTTGGTTGCAAAAAAAGGGTTTCCACTCGGTATCCACACCAATCCTCAAGGATGTATATCAAAGAGTATTTTGGAAGACCTCCATCAACCCGAGACAAG TTGGATTACCTGCCAGATGAAGTCAGAAGGATGAATGCAGAAAATGCAGAGAAATATAAAGTTCCTGACAACTCTGGCACAAATTGTATTGGAGTAGAAGCTTTTCGTCATATGTTAGTCGAGTCTGGAGCTTCTCTGCAACATTCTTCtgaatt GTGGGTCAAAAATCACTACAAGTGGATTGTTTGGAAACTGGCCTGCTACGAAAGGCAATGTCCAGTCAAATCAAATGGAAATTTTTTGACAGTTTCCAATGTTCTCGAGGAATTGAAATATAG GTATGAAAGAGAAGTTAATCAAGGCCACCGTTCTGCAATAAAGAGAATACTGGAAGGAGATGCACCGCCATCTATGTTGTTAGTTTTATGTGTTTCAGCTATTCGCTCAAATTACAAATCAAGGTCTCAAGCTTGTTCATCCTCGACCAATGGGTCTGATTATGGTGAAGGGGCAAAAGTTGAACTCACCGATGGGTG GTATTCTGTTGATGCTCTTTTGGACGGGCAGCTGTCAAAGCAACTTCTTTCGGGAAAACTGTTTGTGGGACAGAAACTCAGG ATATGGGGAGCGAGATTGTGTGGTTGGATCGGGCCTGTTTCACCTCTTGAG ATGTCAGGGGCTGTTTATTTGACGTTGCATATTAATGGAACTTTTAGAGCTCATTGGGCCGATAGACTGGGATTCT GCAAAAATGCTGGtgtttcattatcctttaagTGCATCAAGAGTAGTGGAGGTCCAGTTCCTTCGACTTTGGTTGGAGTCTCACGGAAATACCCTGTTCTTTACAAGGAGAG GTTAGGTGATGGGGCATCCATAGTAAGAACCGAGAAGATGGAGATGAAGACCAGGCAATTATATGATCAGAG GTGCACAGCTATTGTAGATGGTATTGTTTCTGAATTCCAGAGAGGGACAAAGAGTCGTATCTACAGTGAGTGTGATAGTGAAGAAGGGGCAAAACTCTTTAAGATCCTCGAGACAGCGGCTGAACCTGAACTTTTGATGGCAGAGATGAGTCCTGAACAGTTAACTTCTTTTGCGAGCtaccaaacaaaaatagag GCAATCAGGCAATCGGACATGGAAAAATCAATCAGGAAAGCGTTAGCAGATGCTGGGTTAAGTGGGAGAGATGTCACTCCATTTATGAGGGTGAGAGTGGTTGGACTTACAAGCAAAAGCAACCAAAGAGAAACCCATAGGAAGGAGGGCTTGATTACAATCTGGAATCCAACAGAGAAGCAG CAACTTGAGCTGGTTGAGGGCCAGGCATACGCTATTGGAGGACTTGTGCCAATAAATTGCGATGCGGATATTCTTTACTTGCAAGCAAAAGGATCAACTACCAAATGGCAGTCTTTATCTCCACAGTCAATGAAATGCTTCAA GCCCTTTTATAACCCCCGAAAATCAGTTTCGTTATCAAATTTGGGGGAAGTCCCTCTATCCAG TGAATTTGATGTCGTTGCAATTGTTGTACACGTGGGGGAGGTTTTTACAACTGCTCATCAGAAGAAACAGTGGATATTTGTGGCAGATGGTTCGATATCCGAGTCACATTCAGAAGGCACTTCCAATTCACTGCTTGCTATTAGTTTCTGTTCACCGTATGCGGATGATGAGTCATTTGTGCCAATCAACTGCAACCTTACCGGCTCAACT GTAGGTTTCTGCAATCTTATTAAGAGATCAAAGGACCAGATCAATAATCTCTGGGTGGCAGAAGCAACAGAAAATTCGTCCTACTTTTTGAATTTCGATTCTGTCGATTGTTCTCACATGAAAAACGCTGCAGTTTCTGCTAAAAGATGGGCAGAGAATTCCAC